The Pseudomonadota bacterium genome includes a region encoding these proteins:
- a CDS encoding thioredoxin family protein produces MFKIKPIIWFLGLILCLAGSVAGAAQEVWLSDFAGARELAGKENKFLLIDFTGSDWCSWCKKLDQEVFSQDIFLKESAKNFVLVKLDFPQQSQLGEKLTQQNQALSKTYEISGFPSIILADAAGVEFARTGYQPGGPEAYLALLEGFVENFRRSLQLQSEAAALTGVAKAEKLDQAVALLVQNGSRSGYQSLADEIISLDGDGRAGLRPKYELPRKLNEIEGRLNQDKDFDRAVADLDQLALSAAMVPSLLQQVYLFQAGVLIKGKGDKRGGLEKLVLAQKSAPETKAGQQLVKFIERLQEETEAVPGAVRNHEAPAAAAGAQ; encoded by the coding sequence ATGTTTAAAATAAAACCGATAATCTGGTTTTTGGGGTTGATTCTTTGTCTTGCAGGCAGCGTGGCGGGGGCGGCGCAGGAAGTCTGGCTGAGCGACTTTGCCGGGGCTCGGGAGCTGGCCGGAAAGGAAAACAAGTTTCTGCTGATCGATTTTACCGGTTCCGACTGGTGCAGCTGGTGTAAAAAACTGGATCAGGAGGTGTTCAGCCAGGATATTTTTTTAAAGGAAAGCGCCAAAAATTTTGTTCTCGTGAAACTTGATTTTCCTCAGCAGAGTCAGCTCGGTGAAAAACTTACGCAGCAGAATCAGGCCTTGTCGAAGACCTATGAAATCAGTGGCTTTCCTTCGATTATCCTGGCCGACGCGGCCGGGGTCGAGTTCGCCCGGACCGGGTATCAGCCCGGCGGCCCGGAAGCCTACCTCGCCCTGCTGGAGGGTTTTGTGGAAAATTTTCGCCGGTCTTTGCAGCTGCAGTCCGAGGCCGCCGCTTTGACCGGAGTGGCGAAGGCGGAAAAGCTTGACCAGGCAGTGGCCTTGCTGGTGCAAAACGGCAGCCGCAGCGGCTACCAGAGCCTCGCGGATGAAATCATCAGTCTCGATGGCGACGGTCGGGCCGGGCTGCGCCCCAAGTATGAGCTCCCCCGAAAACTTAACGAGATCGAAGGTCGGCTCAATCAGGACAAGGATTTTGATCGGGCCGTGGCTGATCTCGATCAGCTGGCGCTTTCCGCCGCAATGGTTCCTTCCCTGTTGCAGCAGGTCTATCTTTTTCAGGCTGGGGTCCTGATCAAAGGCAAAGGCGACAAACGCGGCGGGCTGGAGAAACTCGTGCTGGCCCAGAAGTCCGCGCCCGAGACCAAGGCCGGCCAGCAGCTGGTTAAATTTATAGAGCGCCTGCAGGAAGAAACGGAAGCTGTTCCCGGAGCTGTTCGCAATCATGAGGCCCCGGCGGCGGCGGCGGGGGCGCAATGA
- a CDS encoding cytochrome-c peroxidase produces MKKILFFAALTAMTFFTFSGTLLADDQLLTDARSYFKVIPDNPPELKGNPATPAKLELGRMLYFEPRLSSSALISCNTCHNVGLGGADYQETSTGHGWRRGPRNAPTVLNSVYNVAQFWDGRAQDLAEQAKGPVQAGVEMNNTPAMVLKTLNSMPEYVELFKKAFPGEADPVTFDNMAKAIEVFEATLITPDSRFDQFLKGNLKALDDSEKKGLRAFINNGCADCHSGINMGGDDYYSFGVINAPAERIIAGDKGRYQVTKAVSDEFVFKSPSLRNIELTAPYFHSGKVWGLKAAVVVMSSAQLESVLPQEELDNVVAFLKATTGKQPLIEHPILPKPTEKTPQPMLD; encoded by the coding sequence ATGAAAAAAATCCTGTTTTTCGCAGCCTTGACGGCCATGACTTTTTTCACCTTTTCCGGAACCCTGCTGGCCGACGACCAGCTGCTGACCGACGCGCGCAGCTATTTCAAGGTAATTCCCGACAACCCGCCGGAGCTGAAAGGCAATCCGGCCACCCCGGCCAAACTGGAACTCGGCAGAATGCTTTATTTTGAGCCCCGTTTGTCCAGCAGCGCCCTGATCAGCTGTAATACCTGTCATAATGTCGGACTGGGCGGAGCCGATTACCAGGAAACCTCGACCGGTCACGGCTGGCGCAGAGGACCTCGCAATGCCCCGACCGTCTTGAACTCGGTTTACAATGTCGCCCAATTCTGGGACGGTCGGGCTCAGGATCTGGCCGAGCAGGCCAAGGGCCCGGTCCAGGCCGGAGTCGAAATGAACAACACCCCGGCCATGGTCCTCAAGACCCTGAACAGCATGCCCGAATATGTCGAGTTGTTCAAAAAAGCCTTTCCCGGCGAAGCCGATCCGGTGACCTTTGACAATATGGCCAAGGCCATTGAAGTTTTTGAAGCGACCCTGATTACCCCCGATTCCCGTTTCGACCAATTTCTCAAAGGAAATCTGAAAGCTCTCGACGACAGTGAGAAAAAAGGCCTTCGAGCCTTTATCAACAATGGCTGCGCCGATTGCCACAGTGGCATCAACATGGGCGGGGACGACTATTACAGCTTCGGCGTCATCAATGCTCCGGCCGAAAGAATTATCGCCGGCGACAAGGGCCGCTATCAGGTAACCAAGGCTGTGAGCGATGAATTCGTCTTCAAATCACCCTCGCTGCGCAATATCGAGCTGACCGCACCCTATTTTCACTCCGGCAAGGTCTGGGGCCTGAAAGCCGCGGTGGTCGTCATGAGTTCGGCCCAGCTGGAAAGCGTGCTCCCCCAGGAAGAGCTGGATAACGTCGTCGCTTTTCTCAAGGCAACCACCGGCAAGCAGCCGCTGATTGAACACCCGATCCTGCCCAAGCCCACGGAAAAAACCCCGCAACCGATGCTGGACTAG
- a CDS encoding peptidase M16 — protein MTAASTFILREERPVDALHLTVQSFVHKVTGAEHYHLAADNPENVFLVGFRTAPHDSTGVAHILEHTVLCGSRRFPVRDPFFMMLRRSLNTFMNAFTSSDWTAYPFASQNRKDYFNLLEVYLDAVFFPRLAELDFAQEGHRLEFVDPADAHSPLQIKGVVYNEMQGAMASPVSFLWQGVAQHLFPTSTYRFNSGGDPEVIPCLTHARLLEFHRRNYHPSNAFFLTFGDLPAAQLQEVFEEKALREFKAEPGAPFRVAPEKRLKAPLVVRESFPCESSGKDEADDRSHVLMAWLLPVEGDFFSLIEAHLLAAVLLDNSSSPLLDALESSDLGRAPSPLCGLDDDHKELVFCCGLEGCGAKSGPLVEELIMSTLERVAREGVPLEQIEAVLHQLELQRREIGGDGYPYGLQLLLSAFPAVVHGGDVVERLNIDPVLVELRQKIGNPGYLSGLLQRFLLGNPHRLRLTMVPDPELAGRREAALQARLAARLRAMDEIRRQGLVKRAAALAARQQSVDDPEILPRVGLADVPEKLPIPEGQRVAAKLPLTCFAEGTNGLVYQQAVFALPKLSDEMLDLLPDFCACLTELGCGVFDYRQTQAWQARVSGGIGAHYKVRAEIDDNARVRGFFVLSGKALRRNHACLTELLCQTMAAARFDELDHLRDIMAQNLAHQEQQVTASGHLLAMQAASAGCSPVAALNHRVHGLAGLVQLKQLFRELSRDGAALTRFAERLAALHRQLLQAAPQFLLVGEAEREASLVRELQEGWCGFAAAGRDFVDFSLPLKPFRVRQVWTIDTKVNFCAKAYPTVPIAHPDAAPLAVLGGFLRNGYLHRAIREEGGAYGGGAGHDSLSAAFRFYSYRDPRLLETLDDFEASLQWLQEGKHELRNVEEAILGVVSQIDKPGSPAGRAKKAFYDELFGRSPEFLREYRRRVLAVGLDDLRRVAALYLKPEAAGIAVLTGARPARQVSEKLGLEVMAL, from the coding sequence ATGACGGCCGCTTCAACTTTCATCCTGCGCGAGGAACGGCCGGTAGACGCTTTGCATCTGACGGTGCAGTCGTTTGTTCACAAGGTGACCGGGGCCGAACATTACCATCTGGCGGCTGACAACCCTGAAAATGTTTTCCTGGTCGGTTTTCGCACGGCTCCGCATGATTCAACCGGAGTGGCTCATATTCTTGAACATACGGTGCTCTGCGGCAGCCGGCGTTTTCCGGTGCGCGATCCCTTTTTCATGATGCTGCGGCGTTCTCTCAATACCTTCATGAATGCCTTTACCAGTAGCGACTGGACGGCCTATCCCTTTGCCAGTCAGAATCGTAAGGATTATTTCAATCTGCTTGAGGTCTATCTCGACGCGGTGTTCTTTCCCCGGCTCGCCGAGCTTGATTTCGCGCAGGAAGGGCACCGACTTGAATTTGTCGATCCGGCCGATGCCCATTCTCCCTTGCAGATTAAAGGCGTGGTTTATAATGAAATGCAGGGGGCCATGGCCAGCCCGGTAAGTTTTCTCTGGCAGGGGGTCGCGCAACATCTCTTTCCGACCTCGACCTATCGGTTTAACAGCGGAGGGGATCCCGAGGTGATTCCCTGCCTGACGCATGCCCGGCTGCTTGAGTTTCATCGCCGTAATTATCATCCGAGCAACGCCTTTTTTCTGACCTTCGGCGACCTGCCCGCCGCCCAGCTGCAGGAAGTTTTCGAGGAGAAGGCCTTGCGGGAGTTCAAGGCCGAGCCCGGGGCCCCTTTTCGGGTTGCGCCTGAAAAACGTCTCAAGGCGCCCCTGGTGGTCCGTGAGAGTTTTCCGTGTGAAAGTTCCGGAAAGGACGAGGCGGATGACCGCAGCCATGTTCTGATGGCCTGGCTTTTGCCGGTGGAGGGTGATTTTTTCTCATTGATCGAAGCCCATCTGCTGGCCGCGGTCCTTTTGGACAACAGCTCATCGCCGCTGCTGGACGCGCTGGAATCGAGCGATCTGGGCCGGGCGCCGTCGCCGCTCTGCGGCCTTGATGATGATCATAAGGAGTTGGTTTTCTGCTGTGGGCTGGAAGGCTGCGGCGCAAAATCCGGTCCGCTGGTTGAAGAACTGATCATGAGCACTCTGGAACGGGTGGCCCGCGAAGGGGTGCCTCTGGAGCAGATCGAAGCCGTGCTCCATCAGCTTGAATTGCAGCGCCGGGAGATCGGCGGCGATGGCTACCCCTATGGTTTGCAGCTGCTGCTGTCGGCTTTTCCGGCGGTGGTGCATGGGGGTGACGTCGTCGAACGTCTCAATATCGATCCCGTGCTGGTGGAATTGCGGCAAAAGATCGGAAATCCCGGTTATCTGTCCGGGCTTTTACAGCGTTTTCTGCTGGGCAATCCGCATCGTCTGCGCTTGACCATGGTTCCCGACCCCGAATTGGCCGGTCGCCGGGAAGCGGCCTTGCAGGCGCGCCTGGCGGCCCGCCTGCGGGCCATGGATGAGATCCGGCGTCAGGGACTGGTAAAACGGGCTGCCGCCCTGGCGGCCCGGCAGCAGAGCGTGGATGATCCGGAAATTTTGCCGCGGGTGGGGCTGGCCGATGTTCCCGAAAAATTGCCGATTCCCGAGGGGCAAAGGGTGGCCGCAAAGTTACCCCTGACCTGCTTTGCCGAAGGGACCAATGGCCTGGTCTATCAGCAGGCGGTTTTTGCGTTGCCGAAGCTCAGTGATGAAATGCTGGATCTGTTGCCGGATTTCTGCGCCTGTCTGACCGAACTGGGCTGCGGTGTGTTTGATTACCGGCAGACTCAGGCCTGGCAGGCCCGGGTCAGCGGCGGGATCGGCGCTCATTACAAGGTGCGGGCCGAGATTGATGACAATGCCCGGGTCAGGGGCTTTTTTGTGCTTTCCGGTAAGGCTTTGCGGCGCAATCATGCCTGCCTGACTGAACTTTTGTGCCAAACCATGGCCGCCGCCCGTTTTGACGAACTTGATCATCTTCGCGATATCATGGCCCAGAACCTGGCTCATCAGGAACAGCAGGTAACGGCTTCCGGTCACCTGCTGGCCATGCAGGCCGCGTCCGCCGGTTGTAGTCCGGTCGCGGCTTTGAATCACCGGGTGCATGGGCTGGCGGGCCTGGTCCAGCTCAAACAACTTTTTCGTGAGCTCAGCCGGGATGGGGCGGCGCTGACGCGATTCGCCGAGCGCCTGGCGGCTCTGCATCGGCAGTTGCTGCAGGCGGCCCCGCAATTTCTGCTGGTGGGGGAGGCGGAGCGCGAAGCTTCCCTGGTGCGCGAGTTGCAGGAGGGCTGGTGCGGGTTTGCTGCGGCCGGCCGGGATTTTGTCGATTTTAGCTTGCCGCTGAAGCCTTTCCGGGTCCGTCAGGTCTGGACCATCGATACCAAGGTTAATTTCTGCGCCAAAGCCTATCCGACCGTGCCCATCGCTCATCCCGACGCGGCGCCGCTGGCGGTGCTGGGCGGTTTTTTGCGCAACGGTTATCTGCATCGTGCGATTCGGGAAGAAGGCGGCGCTTACGGCGGCGGTGCCGGGCATGATTCTTTAAGCGCGGCTTTTCGCTTTTATTCCTATCGTGATCCCCGTCTTCTGGAGACCCTGGACGATTTCGAAGCCTCCCTGCAATGGTTGCAGGAAGGAAAACATGAGCTGCGCAACGTGGAGGAGGCGATTCTGGGCGTGGTCAGCCAGATCGATAAGCCGGGTTCGCCGGCCGGCCGGGCGAAAAAGGCTTTTTATGATGAATTGTTTGGGCGCAGCCCCGAATTCCTGCGGGAGTATCGCCGTCGGGTTTTGGCGGTCGGGCTTGACGATCTGCGTCGGGTCGCGGCTTTGTATCTGAAGCCGGAAGCGGCGGGCATCGCGGTTCTGACCGGAGCCCGGCCGGCGCGGCAGGTTTCGGAAAAGCTGGGTCTGGAAGTGATGGCTTTGTAG